Within the Oncorhynchus kisutch isolate 150728-3 linkage group LG13, Okis_V2, whole genome shotgun sequence genome, the region actgagaccacgGTCTCTTTTAGAGATGAGTCCTGAATTAAATAAATGACAGAAAATACAAACAACAACATATAAATGCAAGCAGACAGAAACACGGTCATTAGAAATGAACATTCATCTGtaaaaaggtcctcaatcagctttctgaattgcaCTAGACACGAACACATCCAATTTTagaacattttgaagattgtTCCACAAGGTGCAAGaactaaaagctgatttaccCAACTCGGtagagaccaaaggaatttccagagttaACCATCCCTGAGACAGGGTCATGTAACTTGTCTAAAGTTGAGTAATTATGTTTGGTACAGTGGACTTTTTGTTTATAAATGAAAATAGCAATGTATCAACCTACGTAACTTGACATCAGAGGGCCAatcaactttctggtagagaatgcagtgatgagtactaTGATTGTCGCCCGTAATAAAGCGCAGTGTgctatgataaactgcatctaaCGGCTATAATGAAGTAACATGTTTAAACATTTATCTGAACTATTGTTGTGGGTCAAACGTACTCCATTGCACAATAAACAAGCAAACTAATGACTAGTATTTGTGTGCTCGGATTCAGGATAACATGCGTAAGGTTGAGGACCATCTGTAAAGTGTTGGACCTGGAGAAGGGTGGAAACCAGTCAGTCCTCATCGACAGGATCATGACTTTCCTCATGAGTCCCAGAATATCAGGAAAGGTGAGTTAAAGgtcttctttatttaaaaaaaaaaactgtctttAACAGTTTTCATGTCGTGACTGCTCTTTAGCTAGATACACATTTCTTGAGTTTGTTGTCTTGTCAAACAGAATACAAAATCCTTCCCATCTGCAGCCTGTGATCTCAAAGAGGAAGAAGAAGTCTAAGAAGAATATCTCAACCAAAGACTCTAAGAGCAAGACCAAGGCTAAGGCCAAGAGTATATCCAGCAGCCCCCGGAAGGTCAAAGCAGTGAGCAAGTCCAAAGCCATAGTTACTGATTCTAGCAGTGATGAGGATGATGACGATGACGACGACGAGCAAGGAGTCACAGTAGAACAAGACGAGTCAGATGCTGAAAAGAAGAGCGAGAAAGCGGGAAAGCGGGAGAAGGTGACGACCGATGAAGATACCGACGATTCTGAAGACTACGACGATGAGGTGAGGAGAACTGAAATGTTGTAATGTAAACTGATAGGTATTGTCCATTGGAAATGTGTATTTTCCCTTATTTGGTCTTGGACAATACTAGTGCCACTATATAAATATTCTAGAACTGCAAAAGGGAACGGTCAACCTGTTCTGTCACTCACAGATTAACCACAAAGTCTCTTCTCTCCTACCAATCAGGATCCCAAGTCAAATCCAGCAGCCAAAGGTAAGAGAACACCTGCCAAGAAGCGCGCGCAACCAGCAAAGAAGGCAGCTCCTgccaaaaagaaaacaaaagacTCCAACCAGTCTGAGTCTGATTCAGACAAGGATGATGAAGatgagaaagacagcgagagtgaAGTTGAGAAGGTTTGATTCTTCTGTCAATCTGTCTCTGATTCTGGATATGCTAAACTCACAACAAGTCTTGTCAATACAAAAGTCAACCGTTTGGGTTTGTGTTCATATTTGTATGTAATTATGTAACAGGTCATGTCTATAATATCTGGATAGGGTTTTTACCCATTTGTCTTTATCTTAAACTAATGGAATTAACTCATGGATTGACTTGTCCTCAGCCAAAAAAGAAACCGTCAGCTAAGAGGGCAGCACTGGCTAAGACTAAGAAAGCAGACAGCAGCAGTAACAAACAGAAAAAGACTGCCAACAAAGGCAATGGTAAGA harbors:
- the dek gene encoding protein DEK isoform X1, with amino-acid sequence MTEAMDEKVCPLSDEVEKEPKVEDLADSPEKAQKPRNEMSRDITLSQIVEGKREKKMVQRLDFQVAKPAKVLKVENGGGDKLGDIARVNHHLGKLKVPDLKPLHTILFDMPGKIATMRKNMRLFNGFPFEVDSEPYMKKKERMMKITCVRLRTICKVLDLEKGGNQSVLIDRIMTFLMSPRISGKPVISKRKKKSKKNISTKDSKSKTKAKAKSISSSPRKVKAVSKSKAIVTDSSSDEDDDDDDDEQGVTVEQDESDAEKKSEKAGKREKVTTDEDTDDSEDYDDEDPKSNPAAKGKRTPAKKRAQPAKKAAPAKKKTKDSNQSESDSDKDDEDEKDSESEVEKPKKKPSAKRAALAKTKKADSSSNKQKKTANKGNAALDSSDDDEPLIKMIKKPPTDEQLKETVKRLLKDANLEEMTMKKICQKVYDTYPEYDLTSRKDYVKQTVKTLIS
- the dek gene encoding protein DEK isoform X2, whose product is MTEAMDEKVCPLSDEVEKEPKVEDLADSPEKAQKPRNEMSRDITLSQIVEGKREKKMVQRLDFQVAKPAKVLKVENGGGDKLGDIARVNHHLGKLKVPDLKPLHTILFDMPGKIATMRKNMRLFNGFPFEVDSEPYMKKKERMMKITCVRLRTICKVLDLEKGGNQSVLIDRIMTFLMSPRISGKPVISKRKKKSKKNISTKDSKSKTKAKAKSISSSPRKVKAVSKSKAIVTDSSSDEDDDDDDDEQGVTVEQDESDAEKKSEKAGKREKVTTDEDTDDSEDYDDEDPKSNPAAKGKRTPAKKRAQPAKKAAPAKKKTKDSNQSESDSDKDDEDEKDSESEVEKPKKKPSAKRAALAKTKKADSSSNKQKKTANKGNALDSSDDDEPLIKMIKKPPTDEQLKETVKRLLKDANLEEMTMKKICQKVYDTYPEYDLTSRKDYVKQTVKTLIS